TCGTGCCGTCCGCCTCCGCCCGGGCCAGCACCAGCTCCACCAGCGCGCGCATCGACCGGCGGGTGTACGCGAAGGCCTCGTCCGCGTCCGGGCCGACGTCGCCGAAGAGCGTCCACCACCACCAGGCGTTCGTCCCGGAGTTGACCACCACGTCCGGCAGCACGCTCACCCCGCGCGCGTGCAGCGACGCCTCCGCCTCCGGCAGGACGGGCATGTTGGCCGCCTCGGCGATCCACCGGGCGCCGATCCGTTCCTGCTCCTCGGGCCCGATGGCGTAGGACACGGCCGCCGGGATCAGCACCTCCGCCTCAGTGGACAGCCAGGCGTCGCCCGGCAGCTCCCGGTCGTCGGGGCGCAGGACGGCCCGGTCCACGGTGCCGTGGGCGTCCCGCGCGGCGAGCAGCGCCTCCACGTCGAGGCCCGCGGGGTTGACGATCGTGCCCTTGACGTCGGCGACGGCCACGACCGTCAGGCCCGCGCGCGCGAGGAAGCGGGCCGTGGCCCCGCCCATGGTGCCCAGGCCCTGGAGGGCCACCCGCGTCCCGGCGTGCGGCACTCCGGCCCGGTCCAGGGCCGTCAGCACCGACTCGGCGACCCCGCAGCCGCCGACCAGCTCGTCCAGGCCGATGCCGTCCACCTCGACGGCGAAGGCGTCCGCGAGCCGCCCACGGGCCTGGGTCTCGTCGTCGAGCAGCGGATACACGGCCTGGACGGACGACACCAGCCCCGCCTCGGCGGCCGCCCGGTCCACCAGGTCCTGGGTCAGGCCCAGGTCCTCACCGGTGGTCCAACAGCTCTCCAGATACGGCCGCACCGCCCGCAGATACCGCACCAGCAGCCCGTACGCCTCCGGGTCCCGGGGATCGCAGTCGATGCCGCCCTTGGCGCCGCCCAGCGGGACGTAGCGCGCCTCGGGGTCGTAGTGCAGCGCCTCCTTGAGGCTCATGCCGCGGGCGAGTCCGGTGACCTCGTCGAGGGTGCATCCCTCCCGCATCCGCAGGCCGCCGCTGCAGACGCCGCGCACGAGCCGGTCGACGACCAGGAAGCCCTGGCGGCCGGTCACGTCGTCGGTCCAGGTGAGGGACAGCAGAGGGGTGGCCATGGGGGTGGCCAGGGGGGTGGTCATGCGGACTCCTCGACCGGAACCATTACTGAACAGTGGGTCAGTATCTGGAGCCGTGAGCCGCCGTGTCAACGCGACGCCGGCGGCCCCGGGGACAGGGGCGACCCCGTGTTGTCGGAGGGGGCGACCATAATGGAATGCCTCAGCGAATCCACCTGGAGGTACAGTGGCCGGTTTCCGTTCCCTGCGCTCCGGGCTCCGCGCCTTGCAGCCCGAGGCCTTCGGCGCGGACCCGAGCGGTGAGCGCATGGCGCGCATCCGCAGATCGCCCCACTTCAAGGACGGCGTCTTCCAGAACCCCGGCGGTACGGCGCGGACCCGCCCCTCGGGTTCGACGCTCGACTTCGCCAAGGTCTTCTTCGACAAGGACCAACGGCCCCGCCGCGCCCCCACGGGCACGGTCCCGGTGCACGCCACCACCCTCGCCGACCTCGCCAAGCCGCCGGCCACGGGGCTGCGCCTGACCTGGATGGGCCACTCCAGCGTGCTGGCGGAGATCGACGGACACCGGGTGCTGTTCGACCCGGTCTGGGGCGAGCGCTGCTCCCCGTTCTCCTTCGCGGGCCCCAAGCGGCTGCACCCGGCCCCGCTGCCGCTGACCGCGCTGGGTCCGGTCGACGTCGTGGTCATCTCGCACGACCACTACGACCACCTGGACCTCCCCACCATCAAGGCGCTGGCCGGCACGGACACCCTGTTCGCGGTGCCGCTCGGCGTCGGCGCCCACCTCGAGCACTGGGGCGTGTCCGCCGACCGGCTGCGCGAGCTGGACTGGCACGAGGCGACGAAGGTCGGCGGACTCACCCTGACCGCCACTCCGGCCCGCCACTTCTGCGGCCGGGGCCTGCGCAACACACAGCACACCCTGTGGGCCTCCTGGGTCGTCGCCGGGGAGGAGCACCGGATCTACCACAGCGGCGACACCGGCTACTTCGACGGCTTCCAGGACATCGGCGCCGCGCACGGCCCGTTCGACGCGACGATGATCCAGATCGGCGCGTACTCCGACTTCTGGCCCGACATCCATATGACGCCCGAGGAGGGCGTGCGCGCCCACCTCGACCTCCAGAGCGGTCCGGGCGGAGTGCTGCTGCCGATCCACTGGGGCACCTTCAACCTCGCCACGCACGCGTGGAGCGACCCGGGCGAGGGCACGCTGGCCGCGGCGGAGGCGGTCGGGGCGCGCGTCGCCCTGCCCCGTCCCGGCGAGCCCTTCGAGCCCGTCGCCGAGACCGTCCCGTCCGAGCCGTGGTGGCGTGGCGTCGCCCTCGCCCCGGCGGGCGGCTGGCGGCCCCTGGACGAGACGGCGGCCAAGGCCAAGGCTGATACCGAGAGTGACATTCCGCAAGGTGCCGCCGAGGGCGGCGAAGCGCCGGAGGCGGTGCCGGCGGGCTGATCCACGGCGTTCACACGAGCGACGGCGAGGGTCGGGGAGCGGAGAGCTCCCCGACCCTCGCCGTTTGTTTTCGACCGGCTCTGACCAGCCCTGATCGACTTCTTTCCTCGTTGTGTCCCCGACCTCGCGGGTTAATCGGTCTGTCGTGCGAAGCCTCATACCAGAGCGGGACGCTCGCTGGGGGACTTTGTCAACTGCCCACCGCACATGATGGGTTGGCGACTACTGTGAGTGTCCGTCGGGCGACGTGGGGCCGAATTCTTCGGCTCCCTCGACCGACACCGCCAGTCGCACGCCCGAGTCGCGCACCCCGCGCGAGCAACCAGGCCCGACGGACCAGTACGACGGACCAGACGGACCAGTACGAGGACACCGATGTCTCACCTCCGCGCACCGGCCGCACGCGCAGACCGCCGTGAGGGCGGACGGCACGGACGGCCTGTCGCCCGCACCGCCCCCGCGCAGGCCGAGACGCACATACGGTCTCAACTGCTGCGGCTCGCCGTGCTCCCGCCGACCGCGGTGGCCCTCAGCGCCTGTGCGGCCGTCCTGTTCACCGTGCGCTCCACCGGCGCGCGTCCCGGTCCGACCCTGTGGGCCGTGCTGGCCGGCGCGGTCGCGGTGACCGGCGTGGGCATCGTCGTCGCCGCGGTGGCCGCCGACCGCGCCGCCCGCTCCGTCAGCGACCGGCTCGCCGCGCTGCGTCGGGGAAGCGCCCGCGGCGAGGCCGACCTGCGCACCCTCCTCGAGGCGCTGCGCCGCGGCGAGGTCCCGCAGCAGCGCAGGTCGCGCGGCGCTCCGCCCGGCGACGCCGACGACTTCGAGCTGCTCGCCGCCGATCTGGCCCGCGCCCATGAAGGGGCCGCCGCCGTCGTCGTGCAGGCCGCGCAGCTGTCCAGCCAGGCCGGCAGCGAACAGAAGCTGGAGGTCTTCGTCAACCTCGCGCGGCGGCTTCAGTCCCTGGTGCACCGCGAGATCTCGATCCTCGACGAGCTGGAGAACGAGATCGAGGATCCCGACCTGCTCAAGGGCCTCTTCCACGTCGACCACCTCGCCACCCGCATCCGCCGGCACGCCGAGAACCTCGCCGTCCTCGGCGGGGCCGTGTCCCGTCGGCAGTGGAGCAACCCCGTCTCCATGACCGAGGTGCTGCGCTCCGCCATCGCCGAGGTCGAGCAGTACTCCCGGGTCAAGCTGG
This window of the Streptomyces sp. NBC_01275 genome carries:
- a CDS encoding MBL fold metallo-hydrolase, coding for MAGFRSLRSGLRALQPEAFGADPSGERMARIRRSPHFKDGVFQNPGGTARTRPSGSTLDFAKVFFDKDQRPRRAPTGTVPVHATTLADLAKPPATGLRLTWMGHSSVLAEIDGHRVLFDPVWGERCSPFSFAGPKRLHPAPLPLTALGPVDVVVISHDHYDHLDLPTIKALAGTDTLFAVPLGVGAHLEHWGVSADRLRELDWHEATKVGGLTLTATPARHFCGRGLRNTQHTLWASWVVAGEEHRIYHSGDTGYFDGFQDIGAAHGPFDATMIQIGAYSDFWPDIHMTPEEGVRAHLDLQSGPGGVLLPIHWGTFNLATHAWSDPGEGTLAAAEAVGARVALPRPGEPFEPVAETVPSEPWWRGVALAPAGGWRPLDETAAKAKADTESDIPQGAAEGGEAPEAVPAG
- a CDS encoding Glu/Leu/Phe/Val dehydrogenase dimerization domain-containing protein, which gives rise to MATPLLSLTWTDDVTGRQGFLVVDRLVRGVCSGGLRMREGCTLDEVTGLARGMSLKEALHYDPEARYVPLGGAKGGIDCDPRDPEAYGLLVRYLRAVRPYLESCWTTGEDLGLTQDLVDRAAAEAGLVSSVQAVYPLLDDETQARGRLADAFAVEVDGIGLDELVGGCGVAESVLTALDRAGVPHAGTRVALQGLGTMGGATARFLARAGLTVVAVADVKGTIVNPAGLDVEALLAARDAHGTVDRAVLRPDDRELPGDAWLSTEAEVLIPAAVSYAIGPEEQERIGARWIAEAANMPVLPEAEASLHARGVSVLPDVVVNSGTNAWWWWTLFGDVGPDADEAFAYTRRSMRALVELVLARAEADGTTPRAAAHAIGAGRLPVIAERFGRYRQDRQSDRQ